Proteins from one Phyllobacterium zundukense genomic window:
- a CDS encoding HAD family hydrolase, producing the protein MSKPIVVFDLDGTLVDTAPDLLDSLNHCLGETGLQKVDPVTLRRYVGQGGRVMIERAFEAQQKLLSPEQLDWLVGIFIEHYGANMPGHSALYEGAEQAMEDLSSAGYLLAVCTNKFEGLSVNLLAGLGQSSRFSAICGSDTFAFRKPDPRHLVETIRKAGGDAERAVMIGDSQTDINTAKAAGIPVIAVDFGYSDLPVATYEPSRIISHYRELKVKLADDLIGAVNA; encoded by the coding sequence ATGTCCAAACCCATTGTCGTATTTGATCTTGACGGAACTCTGGTGGATACCGCCCCGGACCTGCTCGATAGTCTCAATCATTGCCTTGGTGAAACAGGCCTGCAAAAAGTCGATCCGGTCACGCTGCGCCGTTATGTCGGACAAGGCGGACGGGTGATGATTGAACGAGCATTCGAAGCACAGCAAAAACTGCTAAGCCCGGAGCAACTTGACTGGCTGGTGGGTATCTTCATCGAACATTACGGTGCCAATATGCCTGGCCACTCGGCGCTCTATGAAGGTGCCGAACAGGCAATGGAAGACTTGTCGAGCGCCGGGTATCTGCTGGCGGTGTGCACCAACAAGTTTGAAGGCCTGTCCGTCAACCTCCTGGCGGGTCTTGGTCAATCATCGCGATTCAGTGCGATTTGCGGTTCCGATACTTTTGCCTTCCGAAAGCCTGACCCGCGCCATCTGGTTGAAACCATCCGCAAGGCTGGCGGCGACGCCGAGCGTGCTGTGATGATCGGTGACAGCCAAACGGATATCAACACCGCAAAGGCCGCGGGGATTCCTGTAATCGCGGTGGATTTCGGCTACTCCGATCTACCGGTTGCAACCTATGAACCGAGCCGGATCATCTCACACTATCGTGAATTGAAGGTAAAGCTTGCAGACGATTTGATAGGTGCAGTTAACGCTTGA
- a CDS encoding BA14K family protein: MLAALAMSAGLTSVGPMPAFSAPLAPLSIETTSANIEQVQYRRHYRGGRNWNGNRYYRGGRYYRGDRYRYGGYRGYNYRRPGYRYYNGAWFPLAAFGTGVIVGSAIAPRPVYRAGSAHTQWCYNRYRSYRAYDNTYQPNYGPRRQCVSPY; the protein is encoded by the coding sequence ATGCTCGCCGCACTTGCGATGTCGGCGGGACTGACCTCGGTCGGTCCGATGCCCGCCTTTTCGGCGCCGCTTGCGCCGTTGAGTATCGAAACCACGAGCGCCAACATCGAGCAAGTGCAATACCGACGGCATTATCGCGGCGGCCGGAACTGGAACGGCAATCGCTACTATCGTGGAGGTCGCTACTATCGTGGCGACCGGTATCGGTACGGAGGATACCGCGGCTATAATTATCGCCGTCCCGGCTATCGATATTATAACGGAGCCTGGTTCCCACTGGCGGCTTTTGGCACGGGCGTCATAGTCGGCAGCGCTATTGCACCTCGCCCGGTCTATCGCGCCGGCAGTGCGCATACGCAGTGGTGCTACAACCGTTACCGGTCGTACAGGGCCTATGACAATACATATCAGCCCAACTACGGCCCACGTCGCCAATGCGTATCGCCATACTAA